In Bacteroidota bacterium, a genomic segment contains:
- a CDS encoding SDR family oxidoreductase gives MTIVITGASQGIGAAVAEAFAAEDGTRLALVARTEAKLDAVAAECRRLGAEAAVFPCDVTDDEAVAAMADDVNLRLGTPDVLVNNAGAFLPGGLLDLDPADFRAQVDVNLTSAYLVTRAFLPAMLERGRGDLFFMASVAAIRGYPGGAAYCAAKHGLLGLARAVREETKGTGLRVTTLLPGATLTASWEGTDLPPARFMPPEDIAHALVDLHKLTGRTVAEEIILRPQRGDI, from the coding sequence ATGACGATTGTTATCACCGGCGCGAGCCAGGGCATCGGCGCGGCCGTAGCCGAGGCGTTTGCTGCCGAGGACGGAACACGCCTCGCCCTCGTCGCTCGCACCGAAGCCAAGCTCGACGCCGTCGCCGCCGAGTGCCGGCGGCTCGGGGCCGAGGCGGCCGTCTTTCCGTGCGACGTGACCGACGACGAGGCCGTCGCGGCGATGGCCGACGACGTGAACCTGCGTCTCGGCACGCCGGATGTCCTCGTCAACAACGCCGGCGCGTTCCTGCCCGGCGGCCTGCTCGACCTCGACCCCGCCGACTTCCGCGCCCAAGTCGACGTCAACCTCACGAGTGCCTACCTCGTCACGCGGGCCTTCCTCCCAGCCATGCTGGAGCGCGGGCGCGGCGACCTGTTCTTCATGGCTTCCGTCGCGGCGATCCGAGGCTACCCCGGCGGGGCGGCCTACTGCGCGGCCAAGCACGGGCTGCTCGGCCTCGCCCGGGCCGTCCGCGAGGAGACCAAAGGCACCGGCCTGCGCGTAACCACGCTCCTTCCCGGGGCCACGCTGACTGCGAGCTGGGAGGGCACGGACCTGCCCCCGGCGCGCTTCATGCCGCCCGAGGACATCGCCCACGCGCTCGTGGACCTCCACAAACTCACCGGCCGCACCGTCGCAGAGGAGATCATCCTCCGACCCCAGCGGGGCGACATCTGA
- a CDS encoding n-acetylglutamate synthase, whose amino-acid sequence MVDYDGRRFRAAENSAGGEAGEATVFEYHQEGCVVWATYRGGRVAFGSLVATADAEGRLDMRYQHVNMAGRLMTGSCETTPEVLPDGRLRLHERWRWTSGDRSEGTSTLEETR is encoded by the coding sequence ATGGTCGACTACGACGGACGGCGCTTCCGAGCCGCCGAGAACTCAGCCGGTGGCGAGGCCGGCGAGGCGACCGTCTTCGAGTACCACCAGGAGGGGTGCGTCGTGTGGGCCACCTACCGCGGCGGCCGCGTCGCGTTCGGGTCACTCGTCGCCACGGCCGATGCCGAGGGCAGGCTCGACATGCGCTACCAGCACGTCAACATGGCCGGCCGCCTGATGACGGGCTCCTGCGAGACGACGCCGGAGGTGCTGCCCGACGGGCGGCTCCGGCTCCACGAGCGCTGGCGCTGGACGAGCGGCGACCGGTCCGAAGGCACCTCCACACTCGAAGAGACACGCTGA
- the folE gene encoding GTP cyclohydrolase I FolE has translation MPDHEPDGTDFAAPHLYERRDVYHPPTTERLAEHTRRVLSLVGEDPEREGLVKTPERVAKAYQFLTHGYQLDPDAILRSALFEEDYSQMILVKDIEVYSLCEHHMLPFFGKAHVAYIPNGRIVGLSKIPRVVDVFARRLQVQERLTIQVRDAVQRVLDPQGVAVVIEAQHLCMMMRGAEKQNSVTTTSAVSGEFLNNIHTRAEFMRLINRH, from the coding sequence ATGCCCGACCACGAACCTGACGGCACCGACTTCGCCGCTCCACACCTCTACGAGCGGCGCGACGTTTACCACCCGCCGACGACCGAACGCCTCGCCGAGCACACGCGCCGCGTCCTTTCGCTCGTCGGCGAGGACCCGGAGCGCGAGGGGCTCGTCAAGACGCCCGAGCGCGTGGCGAAGGCGTACCAGTTCCTGACGCACGGCTACCAGCTCGACCCCGACGCCATCCTCCGCTCGGCGCTGTTCGAGGAGGACTACTCGCAGATGATCCTCGTCAAGGACATCGAGGTGTATTCGTTATGTGAACACCATATGCTCCCATTTTTTGGCAAGGCCCACGTGGCCTATATCCCGAACGGGCGGATCGTGGGACTGAGCAAGATCCCGCGCGTAGTCGACGTGTTCGCTCGGCGGCTCCAGGTGCAGGAGCGCCTGACGATCCAGGTCCGCGACGCCGTCCAGCGTGTGCTCGACCCGCAGGGCGTGGCCGTCGTGATCGAGGCGCAGCACCTGTGCATGATGATGCGCGGGGCGGAGAAGCAGAACTCGGTCACGACCACCAGCGCGGTCTCGGGCGAGTTCCTCAACAACATCCACACCCGCGCCGAGTTCATGCGGCTCATCAACCGGCACTGA
- a CDS encoding 6-carboxytetrahydropterin synthase yields the protein MPLVYVTRTVRFNAAHRLHNPAQSDDWNRETFGKCNSPNWHGHNYTLEVTVAGEPDPLTGYVIDLGVLKRVLNERVVDKLDHRNLNLDVDFLDGVMPSTENVAIAIWNQIADALPSGRLHSVRLAETQHNVAEYRGE from the coding sequence ATGCCCCTTGTTTACGTCACCCGCACCGTCCGCTTCAACGCAGCCCACCGGCTCCACAACCCGGCTCAGTCGGACGACTGGAATCGGGAGACGTTCGGCAAGTGCAACAGCCCGAACTGGCACGGGCACAACTACACGCTCGAAGTGACCGTGGCCGGTGAGCCCGACCCGCTGACGGGCTACGTCATCGACCTCGGGGTGCTCAAGCGCGTCCTGAACGAGCGGGTGGTGGACAAGCTGGACCACCGCAACCTGAACCTCGACGTGGACTTCCTCGACGGCGTGATGCCCTCGACCGAGAACGTCGCCATCGCCATCTGGAATCAGATCGCGGACGCGCTGCCGAGCGGGCGTCTGCACAGCGTCCGCCTCGCCGAGACGCAGCACAACGTGGCCGAATACCGCGGCGAGTAA
- a CDS encoding histidine triad nucleotide-binding protein translates to MTKTLFQQIADGDIPSQLLYEDDRAIAFRDIDPQAPVHVLIVPRKPIPRADEIQVEDEALIGHLFVIARQVAEQQGLKNYRLVMNNGEGAGQTVFHVHLHLLGGRSMQWPPG, encoded by the coding sequence GTGACTAAGACGCTCTTTCAGCAGATCGCCGACGGTGACATCCCGTCGCAACTCCTCTACGAGGATGACCGCGCCATCGCCTTCCGCGACATCGACCCGCAAGCCCCGGTGCATGTGCTCATCGTGCCCCGTAAGCCCATCCCCCGCGCCGACGAGATCCAGGTAGAAGACGAGGCACTCATTGGGCACCTATTTGTCATCGCCCGCCAGGTCGCGGAGCAGCAAGGCCTGAAGAATTATCGCCTTGTGATGAACAACGGCGAAGGGGCCGGGCAGACAGTGTTTCACGTCCACCTGCACCTCCTCGGCGGGCGTTCGATGCAGTGGCCTCCAGGGTGA
- a CDS encoding ABC transporter ATP-binding protein, whose amino-acid sequence MIDVQDVHVTLGGAPVLRDVSFYVATGQIAGYVGPNGAGKTTTMRLLTGTLAPDHGRVVVAGVDVGTHPLDAKRRYGFVPEHGHIYESFTPEEYLLFVGRMYGLDEALVRTRLAALLQYWRLGDEAQRKMVGFSKGMKQKVLLSAALLHAPPVLLLDEPLSGLDAEAVLLARALFRTWADAGHTVLYSSHLLDAVERIADWVIVIREGQIIGEGSPEALKTETAAASLELAFSQLTATEDVSARTAQLMADGFGGAGSGP is encoded by the coding sequence ATGATTGACGTCCAGGATGTCCACGTCACCCTCGGCGGCGCGCCGGTGCTGCGCGACGTGTCGTTCTACGTGGCGACGGGACAGATCGCAGGCTACGTCGGTCCCAACGGGGCGGGTAAGACAACGACGATGCGCCTCCTGACCGGGACGCTCGCCCCGGACCACGGGCGGGTCGTCGTGGCCGGCGTGGACGTGGGGACGCACCCGCTCGACGCCAAGCGGCGCTACGGCTTCGTGCCGGAGCACGGGCACATCTACGAGAGCTTCACGCCCGAAGAGTACCTCCTCTTCGTCGGGCGGATGTACGGGCTGGACGAGGCGCTCGTCCGCACGCGCCTAGCCGCGCTCCTGCAGTACTGGCGCCTCGGCGACGAGGCCCAGCGCAAGATGGTGGGGTTCTCGAAGGGGATGAAGCAGAAAGTCCTCCTCAGCGCCGCGCTCCTGCACGCCCCGCCGGTCCTCCTGCTCGACGAGCCGCTCTCCGGCCTCGACGCCGAGGCCGTGCTCCTGGCCCGCGCCCTGTTTCGGACCTGGGCCGACGCCGGGCACACGGTGCTCTACTCGTCGCACCTCCTGGACGCCGTCGAGCGGATCGCCGACTGGGTGATCGTGATCCGCGAGGGCCAGATCATCGGCGAGGGGTCGCCGGAGGCGCTGAAGACCGAGACGGCAGCGGCCTCGCTCGAACTCGCCTTCAGCCAGCTCACCGCCACCGAGGACGTGAGCGCCCGGACGGCGCAGCTGATGGCGGACGGCTTCGGCGGGGCCGGCTCCGGGCCGTAG
- the coaE gene encoding dephospho-CoA kinase (Dephospho-CoA kinase (CoaE) performs the final step in coenzyme A biosynthesis.), translating into MKTLGVTGGIGSGKSAVCRVLGDLGARVVYADAVAKRLMHEDATLRSEIAAAFGAGSYDAGGALNRAHLAARVFGDEAQVARLNAIVHPRVRAEMLRLIDAARADGVALLVYEAALIFETGADALLDAVAVVDAPVETRVARVMARDGATREAVLARMGHQLPPADLRARADFVIENGGGLAALRSQVEALYVDLAPGDAGA; encoded by the coding sequence ATGAAAACCCTCGGCGTCACCGGTGGCATCGGCAGCGGCAAGTCGGCGGTGTGCCGGGTGCTGGGCGACCTCGGGGCGCGCGTGGTCTACGCCGACGCGGTGGCGAAGCGGCTGATGCACGAAGACGCCACGCTCCGGTCGGAGATCGCGGCCGCCTTCGGAGCCGGGAGCTACGACGCGGGCGGCGCGCTGAACCGGGCGCACCTCGCGGCCCGCGTGTTCGGGGACGAGGCCCAGGTCGCCCGCCTGAACGCGATCGTGCACCCGCGCGTCCGCGCGGAGATGCTGCGGCTGATCGACGCCGCCCGCGCCGATGGGGTCGCGCTCCTCGTCTACGAGGCCGCCCTGATTTTCGAGACGGGGGCCGACGCCCTGCTCGACGCGGTTGCGGTCGTCGACGCGCCGGTGGAGACGCGGGTCGCCCGCGTGATGGCTCGCGACGGGGCGACGCGCGAGGCCGTGCTCGCCCGGATGGGGCACCAGCTTCCGCCCGCTGACCTCCGCGCCCGCGCCGATTTCGTCATCGAGAACGGCGGAGGCCTGGCCGCGCTCCGGTCGCAGGTCGAGGCCCTGTACGTAGACCTCGCGCCTGGCGACGCCGGCGCGTAG